In one window of Aliidiomarina minuta DNA:
- a CDS encoding helix-turn-helix transcriptional regulator, which translates to MEAVYNRIAMERKMRGLSQQQLADAIGVSRKTISTIETRRFTPSVVVALKLAYYFELPVEVLFSLT; encoded by the coding sequence ATGGAAGCTGTTTATAATCGCATTGCGATGGAACGTAAAATGCGCGGCTTGTCGCAGCAGCAACTGGCGGACGCTATTGGGGTTTCGCGTAAAACTATCAGCACCATAGAAACGCGGCGTTTTACCCCGTCAGTGGTGGTGGCGTTAAAACTGGCCTATTACTTTGAGTTGCCGGTAGAGGTGTTATTCAGTTTAACTTGA
- a CDS encoding Hsp20/alpha crystallin family protein: MSNKSWSESKLAPWNWNKHEEQTPALTEDKDSHPIARFHRDIDRLFADTFRALNVPDLLDHGAKNESIWGGSAILRPSLDIKEHTDSYELSVELPGVNKDDLKLNLEGNLLTISGEKKNESKSDEKGKYHRVERSYGSFSRTLTLPEDIDSKDIKAAFNEGILNIEIKRVKGKESPNSEIPIT; this comes from the coding sequence ATGAGCAACAAGTCTTGGTCGGAATCAAAACTTGCGCCGTGGAACTGGAACAAGCATGAAGAGCAAACGCCAGCGCTTACCGAAGACAAAGACAGCCATCCGATCGCGCGTTTTCATCGCGACATTGATCGTTTGTTTGCCGATACCTTTCGTGCATTGAATGTGCCTGATTTGCTTGATCATGGTGCCAAAAACGAGTCTATTTGGGGCGGTTCGGCGATACTGCGACCTAGCCTTGATATTAAGGAGCATACGGATAGTTACGAGCTGTCGGTGGAATTACCTGGGGTTAACAAGGACGACCTGAAGCTGAACCTTGAAGGTAATCTGTTAACCATCAGTGGTGAAAAGAAGAACGAGTCGAAGTCAGATGAGAAAGGCAAGTATCACCGCGTAGAGCGCAGCTATGGCAGCTTTAGCCGAACGTTAACCTTGCCTGAAGATATCGACAGTAAAGATATTAAGGCTGCCTTTAATGAAGGTATCCTGAACATAGAAATTAAGCGAGTTAAAGGTAAAGAGAGCCCCAACTCGG